Proteins from a genomic interval of Piscinibacter sp. HJYY11:
- a CDS encoding LysR family transcriptional regulator, with protein sequence MRELDLDRLRTLVTIADLGSFAAAARALHLAPPTVSLHVSELESRLDTPLLLRNRGQVAPTGPGAALIERARRLLADADAALDEVQRLVEGRTGRVRVGASTGVLAHLLPQALEALSRDHPGIDVQVAVLTSQETMARLAGGTLDIGLVALPQAAGAGLKVQPWRRDPVMAFVPASWKAPSHATPAWLAQQPLILNDASTRLSRLTAEWFAEAGEQPRPRIELNYNDAIKSLVAAGYGAALLPHEATAAQVDQRIAMLPLRPKLWRPLGIAHRSGAREPSTELVLDVLWRLRQA encoded by the coding sequence ATGCGTGAACTCGACCTTGACCGCCTGCGCACCCTCGTCACCATCGCCGACCTCGGCTCGTTTGCCGCTGCCGCGCGTGCGCTGCACCTCGCGCCGCCGACGGTGAGCCTGCATGTGTCGGAGCTGGAATCGCGCCTCGACACGCCGCTGCTCCTGCGCAACCGCGGCCAGGTCGCGCCCACCGGACCCGGCGCCGCGCTGATCGAGCGCGCGCGCCGCCTGCTGGCCGATGCCGACGCTGCGCTCGACGAAGTGCAGCGACTGGTGGAGGGGCGCACCGGCCGCGTGCGCGTGGGCGCGTCGACCGGCGTGCTCGCCCACCTGCTGCCGCAGGCACTGGAGGCGCTGTCGCGCGACCACCCCGGCATCGACGTGCAGGTGGCCGTGCTCACCTCGCAGGAGACCATGGCCCGCCTGGCCGGCGGCACCCTCGACATCGGCCTGGTCGCGCTGCCGCAGGCCGCGGGCGCGGGCCTCAAGGTGCAGCCCTGGCGGCGCGACCCGGTGATGGCCTTCGTGCCCGCCTCCTGGAAGGCCCCGAGCCACGCCACGCCCGCCTGGCTCGCACAGCAGCCGCTGATCCTGAACGACGCGAGCACGCGGCTCTCGCGGCTCACCGCTGAATGGTTCGCCGAAGCCGGCGAGCAGCCGCGCCCGCGCATCGAGCTCAACTACAACGATGCGATCAAGAGCCTGGTCGCGGCCGGCTACGGCGCGGCGCTGCTGCCGCACGAGGCCACCGCCGCACAGGTCGACCAGCGCATCGCCATGCTGCCGCTGCGGCCGAAGCTGTGGCGCCCGCTCGGCATCGCCCACCGCAGCGGCGCGCGGGAGCCGTCGACCGAGCTCGTGCTGGACGTGCTCTGGCGCCTGCGCCAGGCCTAG